The Pygocentrus nattereri isolate fPygNat1 chromosome 17, fPygNat1.pri, whole genome shotgun sequence genome window below encodes:
- the rps8a gene encoding 40S ribosomal protein S8 — protein MGISRDNWHKRRKTGGKRKPVHKKRKYELGRPASNTKLGPKRIHTVRVRGGNKKYRALRLDVGNFSWGSECCTRKTRIIDVVYNASNNELVRTKTLVKNCVVLVDSGPFRQWFESHYALPLGRKKGAKLSPEEEDILNKKRSKKVQRKFSERRKNSKISPLLEEQFLQGKLLGCLASRPGQCGRADGYILEGKELEFYLRKIKAKKGK, from the exons ATGG GTATCTCAAGGGACAACTGGCATAAACGCCGCAAGACTGGCGGCAAACGCAAACCCGTCCACAAGAAGAGGAAGTATGAGCTCGGCCGGCCGGCCTCAAACACCAAG CTTGGACCTAAGCGCATCCACACGGTGAGGGTCCGTGGTGGGAACAAGAAATACCGTGCCCTGAGGCTCGACGTGGGCAACTTCTCTTGGGGCTCAGAGT gctgcaCCCGTAAGACCAGGATCATCGATGTGGTCTACAATGCCTCCAACAACGAGCTGGTGAGAACGAAGACCTTGGTGAAGAACTGTGTGGTCCTTGTGGACAGCGGTCCATTCAGGCAGTGGTTCGAGTCTCACTATGCCCTTCCTCTCGGACGCAAGAAGGGAGCCAAGCTG AGCCCTGAAGAGGAGGACATCCTGAACAAGAAGAGGTCAAAGAAGGTCCAGAGAAAGTTCAGTGAGCGCAGAAAGAACAGCAAGATCAGCCCTCTCCTGGAAGAGCAGTTCCTGCAGGGTAAACTGCTCG GCTGCCTTGCCTCCAGACCCGGACAATGTGGCAGAGCTGATGGCTACATTCTGGAGGGTAAAGAACTGGAGTTCTACCTGAGGAAGATCAAGGCCAAGAAAGGCAAATAA